From one Gemella morbillorum genomic stretch:
- a CDS encoding PolC-type DNA polymerase III, whose protein sequence is MSKEHFSLLVKTLELEKKLANENFTNFSLDNIEKDNKNKMWTFNFSGRSLPSSEEFALFIQKLRESFQGEYLVKYCLNIEKKVSIEEIKEYWKFVILENFSELAPVLLESILFSKIDVKDNILSLNIMAPSIWNNFINEKKSQILGSYANLGITLKDIRPIFSKTDVDAVLENQEEKINKEITKLEEAEKEIKKNIKETEKNVFKNGGGNRYGKEIQDEDIVEIKDVVGYAGDAVIMAQVFGTEEIVHRNGSTQYRLKLTDYSDSILLRLFGNNPNPKFQNKRRNELIELVKGLKKGQWIKVHGTVSNDPYLRDTIIEPKAIEVVAKEEKKDNYSGKKRIELNTHTKMSQLEGISTAKDYLARALAWGHEAIAFTDTYGVQAYPEICLGSKGKDIKPIYGLNAFIMDDSITATTNPKKLKLREATYVVFDVETTGLSAERDRLIEIAAVKVKNGAEIDSFESYINPERPISELITRLTSITDDDVRDAPVEKEVMTDFYNWLDEDDILVAHNAKFDLGFIDKSFERLGLENKNNASIDTLFISRAENKEAKRHGLSNLAKMYKVRLVQHHRAIYDTKATAEIFIKMLNQLYALGIEHHNEIDNKIDLKFAHKRSRTFPCSILVKNAKGLKDLFRLVSYSCTEYLSSGKPTIPRSLLEQYRQDLLIGSGNSENEVFEELLNSKEDKVESIIDFYDYIEIQPMNHYESFITNERIADKTELEIILKKLISLSKKKGKIVVATGDCYYLDEYQHVYRQILRLSVKNNPGARDIKPMATFLTTEEMLEEFSFLDKELREEIVIENTHKISDKIELVVPLKDKLYTPNIEGAADEVRNLSYSMAHKIYGEELPEIVEKRLEKELTSIIGNGFSVVYLISHKLVKKSLDDGYLVGSRGSVGSSLVATMMEITEVNPLAPHYVCPKCKHSEFFLNAEYASGFDLPNKNCPHCDVKMTKDGQDIPFETFLGFNGDKVPDIDLNFSGEYQATAHNFTKEIFGEDYVYRAGTIATVAEKTAYSFTRDYYEKNEIEKRNIDLERIAAGCEGAKRTTGQHPGGILVVPNDMDIFDFTPYQYPADDETSSWRTTHFDFHSIHDNILKFDILGHDDPTMIRKLQDLSGINPKTIDVSDPEVMGIFSGVEALGVTREQVNSASGTFGIPEFGTNFVIQMLDDTKPTTYSELVQISGLSHGTDVWLGNAQELIRNGTCELKDVIGCRDDIMVYLIHAGLEEGLAFTIMENVRKGKGLTEDFEAAMKENDVPAWYIDSCKKIKYMFPKAHACAYVLMALRIAWFKVHQPLTYYCAYYSVRASDFDIITVVKGEKSLKAKIEEIKTTDKNELTAKDKDALVSYEIANEMMERGFTFSKVDLEKSASHDYIMEGNTLIPPFSIVPGLGDNVAKKIVQARLEKPFLSIEDFSKRGSVSSTVVEYLREMGTLKGLPERAQLSFFDEL, encoded by the coding sequence ATGAGTAAAGAACATTTTTCTCTGTTAGTGAAAACACTTGAATTAGAAAAGAAATTGGCAAATGAAAATTTTACTAATTTTTCTTTAGACAATATTGAAAAAGATAATAAAAATAAAATGTGGACTTTTAACTTTAGTGGTAGAAGTTTGCCTTCTTCAGAAGAATTTGCATTATTTATTCAAAAATTAAGAGAAAGTTTTCAAGGAGAGTACCTTGTTAAATATTGTTTAAATATTGAGAAGAAAGTATCTATTGAGGAAATAAAAGAGTATTGGAAATTTGTAATATTAGAGAACTTTTCTGAGCTAGCTCCAGTATTATTGGAGAGTATTTTATTCAGTAAGATTGATGTTAAGGATAATATTTTATCTCTTAATATTATGGCTCCATCTATTTGGAATAATTTTATAAATGAGAAAAAATCACAGATTCTAGGTAGTTATGCTAATTTAGGAATTACTTTAAAAGATATTAGACCAATTTTTTCAAAGACAGATGTAGATGCTGTTCTTGAAAATCAGGAAGAGAAAATAAACAAAGAAATAACAAAATTAGAAGAAGCAGAAAAAGAAATTAAAAAAAATATTAAAGAAACAGAAAAAAATGTATTTAAGAATGGCGGCGGCAATCGTTATGGAAAAGAAATACAAGATGAAGATATAGTGGAAATAAAAGATGTAGTAGGATATGCTGGCGATGCTGTAATAATGGCACAAGTATTTGGAACAGAAGAAATAGTTCATAGAAACGGTTCTACTCAATATCGATTAAAACTTACAGATTATAGTGATTCTATCCTTCTTAGATTATTTGGAAATAATCCAAATCCTAAATTTCAAAATAAACGCCGTAATGAATTAATAGAACTTGTTAAAGGCCTTAAAAAAGGTCAATGGATAAAAGTTCATGGAACAGTTAGCAATGATCCGTATCTTCGTGATACAATTATTGAACCAAAAGCTATCGAGGTTGTAGCTAAAGAGGAGAAAAAGGATAATTATTCTGGAAAGAAAAGAATAGAGCTAAATACTCATACAAAAATGAGTCAATTGGAAGGGATATCTACGGCGAAAGATTATTTAGCTCGTGCTCTAGCTTGGGGGCATGAGGCGATTGCTTTTACAGATACTTATGGTGTTCAAGCATATCCAGAGATTTGTTTAGGTTCGAAAGGAAAAGATATAAAACCTATTTATGGACTTAATGCATTCATAATGGATGATAGTATTACAGCAACAACTAATCCTAAAAAATTAAAACTAAGAGAGGCTACTTATGTAGTGTTTGACGTTGAGACAACAGGATTATCAGCTGAACGCGATAGACTAATAGAGATTGCTGCTGTAAAAGTAAAAAATGGAGCAGAAATTGATAGTTTTGAAAGTTATATTAATCCCGAACGACCAATTTCAGAATTAATTACACGACTTACGAGCATCACAGATGATGATGTACGAGATGCTCCTGTTGAAAAAGAAGTAATGACCGATTTTTATAATTGGTTGGACGAAGATGATATTCTTGTTGCCCACAATGCAAAATTTGACTTAGGATTTATAGACAAGAGTTTTGAACGCTTAGGTTTAGAAAATAAAAATAATGCTAGTATTGATACGCTATTTATTTCAAGAGCGGAAAATAAAGAAGCTAAACGACATGGACTTAGTAATTTGGCAAAAATGTATAAAGTACGCTTAGTTCAACACCACAGAGCGATTTACGATACTAAAGCAACAGCTGAAATTTTTATAAAAATGCTGAATCAACTTTATGCATTAGGTATTGAACATCATAACGAGATTGATAACAAAATAGATTTGAAATTTGCACATAAAAGATCACGAACATTCCCTTGTTCTATTTTGGTGAAAAATGCCAAAGGGTTAAAAGATTTATTTAGGTTAGTTTCGTATAGTTGTACAGAATATTTATCATCAGGAAAGCCGACAATTCCGCGCAGTCTTCTTGAACAGTATCGTCAAGATTTACTAATCGGGAGTGGTAATAGCGAAAATGAAGTTTTCGAAGAATTATTAAATTCAAAAGAAGACAAGGTGGAAAGTATTATAGACTTCTACGATTATATAGAAATCCAGCCTATGAATCACTATGAAAGTTTTATTACGAATGAAAGAATAGCTGATAAGACTGAATTAGAAATTATTTTGAAGAAACTAATAAGTCTTTCAAAGAAAAAAGGTAAAATAGTAGTGGCAACAGGTGATTGTTATTATTTAGATGAATATCAACATGTTTATCGTCAAATTTTACGCCTTTCTGTTAAGAATAATCCAGGTGCGCGTGATATTAAACCGATGGCGACATTTTTAACAACAGAAGAAATGTTAGAAGAATTTTCATTTTTAGATAAAGAACTTCGTGAAGAGATTGTAATAGAAAATACTCATAAAATATCTGATAAAATAGAATTGGTTGTGCCACTTAAAGATAAACTTTATACTCCAAATATAGAAGGAGCTGCTGATGAAGTTAGAAATCTAAGTTATAGTATGGCACACAAAATATATGGAGAAGAGTTACCGGAAATCGTTGAAAAACGTCTAGAAAAAGAGTTAACTTCAATAATAGGTAATGGATTTTCGGTTGTTTATCTTATTTCACATAAACTTGTAAAAAAATCTCTTGATGATGGATATTTAGTAGGATCAAGGGGATCTGTTGGTTCTTCATTAGTAGCAACAATGATGGAAATTACGGAAGTGAATCCATTAGCCCCACACTACGTTTGTCCTAAGTGTAAACATAGCGAATTTTTCTTAAATGCAGAATACGCTTCGGGGTTTGACCTGCCTAATAAAAATTGTCCGCATTGTGATGTTAAAATGACAAAAGATGGACAAGATATTCCATTTGAAACTTTCTTAGGATTTAATGGGGACAAAGTTCCAGATATTGATCTTAACTTCTCTGGAGAATATCAAGCAACAGCACATAATTTTACAAAAGAGATTTTTGGTGAAGATTATGTATATCGTGCGGGAACAATTGCTACTGTTGCTGAAAAAACTGCATATTCATTTACGCGTGACTATTATGAAAAGAATGAGATAGAAAAAAGGAATATTGACTTGGAGCGTATTGCAGCAGGATGTGAGGGAGCTAAGAGAACTACTGGTCAGCACCCAGGGGGAATCTTAGTTGTGCCTAATGATATGGATATTTTTGATTTCACACCTTATCAATATCCTGCAGATGATGAAACAAGTTCGTGGAGAACTACTCACTTTGACTTCCATTCGATTCATGATAACATTTTGAAGTTTGATATACTTGGTCACGATGATCCGACGATGATTAGAAAGCTTCAAGATTTATCAGGTATAAACCCAAAAACAATTGACGTATCAGATCCAGAAGTTATGGGAATATTTTCTGGAGTAGAAGCGTTGGGTGTTACAAGAGAACAAGTTAACTCAGCGAGTGGAACTTTTGGTATTCCAGAATTTGGAACAAACTTTGTAATTCAAATGTTAGATGATACAAAGCCAACAACGTACTCAGAGCTAGTCCAAATTTCAGGATTATCTCATGGGACGGATGTTTGGTTAGGAAATGCCCAAGAATTAATTCGTAATGGAACATGCGAGTTAAAAGATGTTATAGGATGTCGTGATGATATTATGGTTTATTTGATTCATGCAGGCTTGGAAGAAGGACTAGCTTTTACGATAATGGAAAATGTTCGTAAAGGTAAGGGTCTTACAGAAGATTTTGAAGCGGCAATGAAGGAAAATGATGTGCCAGCCTGGTATATAGATTCTTGTAAAAAGATTAAATACATGTTCCCTAAAGCCCATGCCTGTGCTTATGTGCTTATGGCATTACGTATTGCATGGTTTAAAGTTCATCAACCACTAACTTATTATTGTGCGTACTATAGCGTAAGGGCAAGTGATTTTGATATTATCACGGTTGTAAAAGGTGAAAAGAGCTTAAAAGCTAAAATAGAAGAAATAAAAACAACAGATAAAAATGAATTAACAGCCAAAGATAAGGATGCTTTAGTCAGCTATGAGATAGCAAATGAAATGATGGAGAGAGGATTCACATTTTCTAAAGTTGATTTAGAAAAATCAGCAAGTCATGATTATATAATGGAAGGTAATACGTTGATTCCTCCATTCTCTATAGTACCAGGACTTGGTGACAACGTCGCGAAAAAAATAGTTCAAGCTCGTTTGGAAAAACCATTTTTATCTATTGAAGATTTTTCTAAACGAGGTAGTGTATCTTCAACAGTTGTTGAGTATTTAAGAGAAATGGGTACGCTAAAAGGATTACCAGAAAGAGCGCAATTATCATTTTTTGATGAATTATAA
- the recU gene encoding Holliday junction resolvase RecU, which produces MFNYPNKKNTFVQKTNYANRGMELEDDINFANKYYLNNNIAVVHKKPIPIQIVEVNYPNRKSAMITKAFYKIPSTTDYNGLWLGKYIDFEAKETNSTTSFSLNNIHKHQIDHMDKILRQGGITFIIVRFKKNNRTFILPFKKFLYYLTRAENGGRKSIKLSEFEDTAFELSFHYKIRLDYLDVIKTNESEFLI; this is translated from the coding sequence ATGTTTAATTATCCTAATAAAAAGAATACATTTGTTCAAAAAACTAACTATGCTAATCGAGGAATGGAGCTTGAGGATGACATAAATTTCGCGAACAAATATTACTTAAATAATAATATTGCAGTTGTTCATAAAAAACCTATTCCAATTCAAATAGTAGAAGTAAACTATCCAAATAGAAAAAGTGCTATGATTACTAAAGCATTTTATAAAATTCCTTCTACAACAGACTATAACGGCCTGTGGCTTGGGAAATATATTGATTTCGAGGCTAAAGAAACTAATTCCACTACTTCATTTTCTCTTAACAATATCCATAAACATCAAATTGATCATATGGATAAAATATTAAGACAAGGTGGAATTACATTTATAATTGTTCGTTTCAAAAAAAATAATCGTACATTTATTTTACCCTTCAAAAAGTTTTTGTATTACCTAACAAGAGCTGAGAATGGTGGCCGAAAATCGATTAAACTTAGTGAATTCGAAGATACTGCATTCGAACTATCATTTCACTATAAAATAAGATTAGATTATTTAGATGTTATAAAAACTAATGAAAGTGAGTTTCTAATATGA
- a CDS encoding proline--tRNA ligase, which produces MRQSRTFIPTTREVPSSAEAISHKLLIKAGMVKQVSAGVYTYLPLATKVIQNIERVIREEHDKIGAVELLMPLLQSEDYWKESGRWYKMGDELMRLKDRKGAGYALSPTAEEIICQTVNNMLTSYKQLPMNLYQIQTKFRDEMRPRLGLLRGKEFIMKDGYSFHDSPESLRETYLDYYNAYSNIFDRFELKYRAVKADSGNIGGSYTHEFQALAEIGEDTIAYTEESDYAANIETAAVVEQNYTMPSGFEKKERELLETPDQQTIDDIAAYCGVEVNRAMKALALKADGEFYLVLMRGNDQLNDIKFMKATGTSEVEMATEQEIEEVMGSVVGYMGPFGIKNCKVIGDNAIKYMYNHSCGANKKGYHYINVNPGDYEVDAYYDLRMIEEGDIAEDLSGKIKFAKGIEVGQVFELGKGYSEAMNITYLDANGRANHFYMGCYGIGVSRVISAIIEQHNDEKGIIWPKEVAPFQVHLVCVDVKKQEQLELSEKLYAELTSAGYTVLYDDRAERAGVKFNDADLIGIPLQVVVGKKATEGIVEVKERKTLEKVDTSITEVLAKVEQFYK; this is translated from the coding sequence ATGAGACAATCAAGAACGTTTATTCCAACAACAAGAGAAGTACCATCCTCTGCAGAGGCAATCAGTCATAAGTTGCTTATTAAGGCGGGGATGGTGAAGCAGGTATCTGCGGGAGTTTACACTTACCTTCCCTTAGCTACTAAAGTAATTCAAAATATTGAAAGAGTAATAAGAGAAGAACATGATAAAATTGGTGCGGTAGAACTGTTAATGCCATTATTGCAATCAGAAGATTATTGGAAAGAATCTGGTCGCTGGTACAAAATGGGCGATGAACTTATGCGTCTTAAAGACAGAAAAGGGGCAGGATATGCACTTAGCCCAACAGCTGAAGAAATTATCTGTCAAACTGTAAATAATATGCTGACTTCGTATAAACAGCTACCAATGAATTTATATCAAATTCAAACTAAATTCCGTGATGAAATGCGTCCGCGTTTAGGATTACTTCGTGGTAAAGAGTTTATTATGAAGGATGGATATTCATTCCATGATTCACCAGAATCTTTACGTGAAACGTATTTAGATTATTATAATGCGTATAGCAATATATTTGACCGTTTTGAACTGAAATATCGTGCAGTAAAGGCTGATTCAGGAAATATTGGAGGAAGTTATACTCATGAGTTTCAGGCTTTAGCAGAAATTGGAGAAGATACAATTGCTTATACTGAAGAGAGTGATTACGCGGCTAACATAGAAACAGCTGCGGTAGTAGAACAAAACTACACAATGCCTTCAGGATTTGAGAAAAAAGAACGTGAACTTCTTGAAACTCCAGATCAACAAACAATTGATGATATTGCAGCATACTGTGGAGTTGAAGTTAATCGTGCGATGAAAGCATTAGCTCTAAAAGCTGATGGAGAATTTTATCTAGTTCTTATGCGTGGTAATGACCAACTTAATGATATTAAATTCATGAAAGCAACTGGAACTTCTGAAGTTGAAATGGCAACTGAACAAGAAATTGAAGAAGTTATGGGAAGTGTTGTAGGTTATATGGGTCCATTTGGTATTAAAAATTGTAAAGTAATCGGAGACAATGCGATTAAATATATGTATAATCACAGTTGTGGAGCTAACAAAAAAGGATACCACTACATTAATGTAAATCCTGGTGACTATGAAGTCGATGCTTATTATGATCTTCGTATGATTGAAGAAGGAGATATTGCAGAGGATTTATCAGGAAAAATTAAATTTGCTAAAGGTATTGAAGTAGGTCAAGTTTTCGAGCTTGGAAAAGGATATTCTGAAGCGATGAATATTACATATTTAGATGCAAATGGACGTGCTAATCATTTTTACATGGGATGTTATGGTATAGGTGTTAGCCGTGTAATTTCTGCAATTATCGAGCAACATAATGATGAAAAAGGTATTATTTGGCCAAAAGAAGTAGCTCCATTTCAAGTACACTTAGTTTGCGTTGATGTGAAAAAACAAGAACAATTAGAACTTAGTGAAAAACTTTATGCTGAATTGACTTCAGCAGGATATACAGTTCTTTATGATGATCGTGCAGAACGTGCAGGGGTTAAATTCAACGATGCTGATTTAATTGGTATTCCACTTCAAGTTGTTGTAGGTAAAAAAGCTACTGAGGGAATTGTTGAAGTTAAGGAAAGAAAAACTTTAGAAAAAGTTGATACATCAATAACAGAAGTATTAGCTAAGGTAGAACAATTTTATAAATAA